From Plectropomus leopardus isolate mb chromosome 4, YSFRI_Pleo_2.0, whole genome shotgun sequence, the proteins below share one genomic window:
- the LOC121941800 gene encoding LOW QUALITY PROTEIN: complement C3-like (The sequence of the model RefSeq protein was modified relative to this genomic sequence to represent the inferred CDS: deleted 2 bases in 1 codon), with translation MSRTLLWLVASLAFVSLTSLADGAPLQIMSAPNLLRVGTVEKIFVECQDYTGAEIPVTINVMNHPTKNTRLASTSVTLTNANNFQALGQITIPVGDFSKDPKVKQYVYLQAQFPDRMLEKVVLVSFQSGYIFIQTDKTLYTPDSTIHYRMFALSPRMEPIERDETTKADASIAIEIVTPEGIILPLDPVSLRSGMHAGDFHLAEIVSPGLWKVVAKFYSNPQQSYSAEFEVKEYVLPSFEVKLTPSSTFFYVDSQEFTVNIKATYLFGEEVDGTAYVVFGVMQEGQKKSFPNSLQRVQVDRGGGVVTLKREHITKTYPNINQLVGSSIFVSVSVLTASGSEMVESELRGIQIVTSPYTILFKKTPKYFKPGMSFDVAVEVVNPDDTPASGVAVVVDPGRVQGFTAANGMARLTINTVAGNSRLTVTAKTNDPRITHERQASATMSAVPYATKSNNYIHIGVDTAELNLGDNLKINLNLNRQGNQNSDITYLILSRGQMVQNGRYKTKGQVLISLIIPITKEMLPSFRIIAYYHTDGNEVVSDSVWVDVKDSCMGSLTLTSSRPAPSYEPRRMFGLKVIGDPEATVGLVAVDKGVYVLNNKHRLTQKKVWDIVEKHDTGCTPGGGKDGMGVFYDAGLLFESSTASGTPYRQELKCPAPSRRKRATTITDVRTSLLSQYTEQAQKDCCSDGMRETRLSYTCEIRAEYITDNATCVEAFLHCCKEIANQRAEMKEDSLLLARSEEDDNSYMDSNEINSRTKFPESWLWSDVKLPACSRQSPNCETTSMTKNVPLQDSITTWQFTGISLSRTNGICVGEPLEVIVRKEFFIDLRVPYSAVRGEQLEVKAILHNYSPDPVTVRVDLIEKEHVCSSASKRGKYRQEVNIGPKQRSVPFVIIPMKHGEYPIEVKAAVKDSSLNDGIMKMLRVVPEGVLVKSPQIITLDPANKGVGGKQEEILNSGIPKKDLAPNTPTSTQISVTGKEQVSVLVENAISGNSMGSLIYQPGGCGEQNMIHMTLPVIATIYLDKTNQWESVGFQKRAEALQHIKTGYRNELAYRKKDGSFAVWANRPSSTWLTAYVAKVFAMANSLVAVQKEHICEAVKFLILNARSNDGLFREVGRVSHGEMIGDVRGADSDASMTAFCLIAMQESRSLCAPTVNSLAGSIDKAVAYLEKRLPHLTNPYAVTMASYALANENKLNREILNKFVAPDLSYWRTPKGRVYTLEATAYALLALVKAKAFEDARPVVRWFNKQQKVGGGYGSTQATIIVYQAIAEYWTNAKEPNYDLNVDILLPGRSSPTKYNFNQNNQFTTRTSKINDINQDVKVTATGSGEATVKMVSLYYALPKEKESDCQKFNLSVELLPEKMDEDEKIYKLRIQVLYKDKDHDASMSILDIGLLTGFTANTNDLDLLAKGRARTIAKYEMNKVLSERGSLIIYLDKVSHRRMEEISFRIHQKLKVGVLQPAAVSVYEYYDQSHCVKFYHPERKAGQLLRLCRNDECTCAEENCSMQKKDNIKDDQRTAKICESTLTSKIDFAYKVRVEEFADGLSTDIYTVRVLEVIKEGSFDVGPLNKLRTFLSYPHCRESLDLAESKIYLIMGTSKDIHRDDVDQTYQYVLGERTWIEYWPTGAECQTDEHRPTCLGMEEMVQQYQLFGCQQ, from the exons ATGAGTCGGACTCTGCTGTGGCTGGTGGCCTCTTTGGCCTTTGTCTCTCTGACTTCTCTGGCTGATGGAGCTCCATT gcAGATAATGTCTGCCCCCAACTTGTTGCGGGTAGGAACAGTAGAAAAGATCTTTGTGGAGTGCCAAGACTACACTGGAGCAGAAATACCGGTCACAATCAACGTGATGAACCATCCAACTAAAAACACCAGGCTGGCATCCACATCTGTGACACTTACCAATGCAAATAACTTCCAGGCGCTCGGACAAATAACG ATCCCTGTTGGAGACTTCAGTAAAGATCCCAAGGTAAAGCAGTATGTGTACCTGCAAGCTCAGTTCCCCGACCGAATGTTGGAGAAAGTCGTCTTGGTCTCCTTCCAGTCCGGGTACATCTTCATCCAGACGGACAAGACCCTCTACACCCCTGACAGCACAA ttCATTACAGGATGTTTGCATTGTCACCCCGTATGGAGCCCATTGAGAGGGATGAAACAACCAAAGCTGATGCTTCTATTGCCATCGAGATTGTG ACCCCCGAAGGCATCATTTTACCACTTGATCCAGTCTCCCTGCGATCTGGGATGCACGCTGGAGATTTCCATCTTGCTGAAATTGTCAG tCCTGGATTATGGAAAGTTGTGGCAAAGTTCTACAGCAACCCACAGCAGAGCTATTCTGCAGAGTTTGAAGTCAAAGAATATG tgctgCCCAGTTTTGAGGTGAAACTGACACCTTCGAGCACCTTCTTCTACGTGGACAGCCAAGAGTTCACTGTCAACATCAAAGCTAC ATATCTTTTTGGCGAAGAGGTGGATGGGACGGCATATGTGGTGTTTGGGGTTATGCAAGAGGGTCAAAAGAAGAGTTTTCCAAATTCTCTTCAGAGAGTGCAG GTTGACAGAGGTGGTGGAGTGGTCACACTGAAAAGGGAGCACATCACAAAGACCTACCCAAACATTAACCAGCTGGTCGGGAGTTCCATatttgtgtctgtcagtgtgctgACAGCTAGCG GTAGTGAAATGGTGGAGTCAGAGTTGAGAGGTATCCAGATTGTCACATCACCTTACACCATCCTCTTCAAGAAAACGCCCAAATATTTCAAACCAGGAATGTCCTTCGATGTTGCG GTTGAGGTTGTGAATCCTGATGACACACCGGCATCAGGTGTAGCAGTGGTGGTCGATCCAGGCCGGGTGCAGGGCTTCACTGCAGCCAACGGCATGGCACGGCTCACCATCAACACAGTTGCAGGAAACTCAAGACTGACAGTTACA GCAAAGACCAATGATCCTCGTATTACACATGAAAGACAAGCATCAGCCACCATGTCAGCTGTGCCATATGCCACTAAAAGCAACAACTACATCCACATAG GGGTGGATACTGCTGAGCTTAATTTAGGAGACAATCTGAAAATCAACCTCAACCTCAACAGACAGGGAAATcaaaacagtgacatcacatACCTG ATCCTGAGCCGAGGTCAAATGGTGCAAAACGGCCGTTACAAGACGAAAGGTCAAGTGTTGATTTCCCTGATAATTCCCATTACCAAAGAAATGCTGCCATCATTCCGCATTATTGCCTACTATCATACAGACGGCAATGAAGTGGTATCAGACTCTGTCTGGGTGGATGTAAAGGATTCCTGCATGGGCTCG CTGACGCTGACATCATCAAGACCCGCTCCATCATATGAGCCTCGCAGGATGTTTGGTCTGAAGGTCATTGGAGACCCAGAGGCCACGGTGGGACTGGTGGCAGTTGACAAAGGCGTCTACGTCCTAAACAACAAACACCGTCTCACCCAGAAAaag GTGTGGGATATTGTAGAGAAGCATGACACTGGCTGCACACCTGGTGGAGGGAAGGACGGTATGGGTGTGTTCTACGATGCTGGGTTGTTGTTTGAGTCCAGCACAGCTTCTGGGACTCCCTACAGACAAG AATTGAAATGCCCGGCCCCCAGCAGGAGGAAACGAGCTACCACTATAACGGACGTCAGAACCAGCTTAT tGAGTCAGTACACAGAACAAGCGCAAAAAGATTGTTGTTCGGATGGCATGAGGGAAACTCGCCTCTCATACACCTGTGAGATACGTGCAGAGTACATCACTGATAATGCAACCTGTGTGGAGGCCTTCCTGCACTGCTGCAAGGAGATAGCAAACCAGCGAGCTGAGATGAAGGAGGATAGCCTCCTGCTGGCTCGCA GTGAGGAGGATGACAACAGTTACATGGACAGCAACGAAATTAATTCGCGCACCAAGTTCCCTGAGAGTTGGCTGTGGTCAGATGTCAAACTGCCTGCTTGCTCTCGACAATCGCCTAACTG TGAAACCACATCAATGACGAAAAACGTTCCTTTGCAAGACTCAATCACAACCTGGCAGTTTACTGGCATTAGTCTGTCAAGAACGAACG GAATCTGTGTTGGTGAGCCATTAGAAGTAATTGTCCGGAAGGAGTTCTTCATTGATCTCAGGGTGCCGTACTCTGCTGTCCGTGGAGAGCAGCTGGAAGTTAAGGCAATCCTCCACAACTACAGCCCAGATCCTGTCACT GTGCGTGTTGATCTGATCGAGAAGGAGCACGTGTGCAGTTCAGCCTCTAAACGTGGAAAGTATCGTCAGGAAGTGAACATCGGACCCAAACAACGATCTGTACCCTTCGTCATTATTCCCATGAAACATGGAGAGTACCCCATTGAGGTCAAAGCAGCTGTTAAAGATTCGTCACTCAACGATGGAATTATGAAAATGCTGCGGGTGGTG CCTGAAGGTGTACTGGTTAAATCTCCTCAGATTATAACTCTAGACCCAGCTAACAAAGGTGTAG GTGGTAAACAAGAAGAAATCCTCAACAGTGGAATTCCTAAGAAAGATTTGGCTCCAAACACACCTACCAGCACACAGATCTCTGTGACAG GGAAAGAACAAGTGTCTGTACTGGTGGAGAACGCCATTAGTGGGAACTCTATGGGAAGTCTGATCTACCAGCCCGGGGGCTGTGGAGAGCAGAACATGATCCATATGACCCTGCCTGTTATTGCAACCATATATTTGGACAAAACCAACCAGTGGGAATCTGTGGGCTTTCAGAAACGTGCTGAAGCTCTCCAACACATCAAGACCG GTTACCGCAACGAGCTTGCCTACCGTAAAAAAGATGGGTCTTTTGCTGTTTGGGCGAATCGCCCAAGTAGCACCTG GCTGACAGCTTATGTTGCCAAGGTGTTTGCCATGGCCAACAGTCTGGTGGCAGTGCAAAAGGAACACATCTGTGAAGCAGTCAAGTTTCTGATTCTCAATGCGCGCAGCAAC GACGGCTTATTTAGAGAAGTTGGAAGGGTGTCCCACGGAGAGATGATT GGTGACGTGCGTGGTGCAGATTCAGATGCCTCCATGACAGCCTTCTGCCTCATTGCCATGCAGGAATCACGCTCACTATGTGCACCTACTGTGAAT AGTCTAGCTGGCAGTATAGACAAAGCAGTGGCTTACCTGGAGAAGCGTCTGCCCCATCTCACCAACCCATATGCTGTTACCATGGCATCATATGCCCTGGccaatgaaaacaaactgaaccgCGAGATCCTCAACAAATTTGTCGCCCCAG ACTTGTCCTACTGGCGGACACCTAAGGGGCGCGTTTACACACTGGAGGCCACAGCTTACGCTCTTCTCGCTCTGGTCAAGGCTAAG GCATTTGAGGACGCCAGACCTGTAGTGAGATGGTTCAACAAACAGCAGAAGGTGGGCGGAGGCTATGGATCAACACAG GCAACTATAATAGTGTACCAGGCTATAGCAGAGTACTGGACCAATGCTAAAGAACCAAACTATGACCTGAATGTGGACATCTTGTTGCCAGGCAGGTCAAGTCCTACCAAGTACAATTTCAACCAGAACAACCAGTTCACTACCAGAACATCTAAa ATCAATGATATAAACCAGGATGTGAAAGTTACTGCCACAGGCTCAGGAGAAGCAACAGTGAAA atggtGTCGCTGTATTACGCTCTGCCCAAAGAAAAGGAGAGTGACTGTCAGAAGTTCAACTTGTCAGTGGAGCTCTTGCCAG AGAAAATGGATGAGGATGAGAAAATATACAAACTGAGAATCCAGGTTTT GTATAAGGACAAGGACCATGATGCATCCATGTCAATCTTGGATATTGGGTTGCTAACTGGCTTCACTGCTAACACAAACGACCTGGACTTG ttgGCCAAAGGCCGTGCCCGCACTATTGCAAAATATGAGATGAACAAAGTCCTGTCAGAAAGAGGCTCACTCATCATCTACCTGGACAAG GTTTCTCACAGACGAATGGAGGAGATCAGTTTTAGGATCCATCAGAAACTAAAAGTGGGAGTCTTACAACCAGCTGCTGTGTCTGTCTATGAGTACTATGACC aATCACACTGTGTGAAATTTTACCACCCAGAGAGGAAAGCTGGACAGCTACTACGGCTTTGTAGAAATGATGAATGCACATGTGCTGAAG AGAATTGTAGTATGCAGAAGAAGGACAATATCAAAGATGATCAGCGCACAGCTAAGATTTGCGAGAGTACACTGACCAGCAAAATAGATTTTG CATACAAAGTGAGAGTGGAGGAATTTGCAGACGGTTTGTCCACTGACATTTACACAGTGCGGGTACTGGAAGTCATCAAGGAAG GAAGTTTTGATGTGGGTCCTCTGAATAAACTGCGCACATTCCTCAGTTATCCACACTGCAGGGAGTCTTTAGACTTGGCAGAGAGCAAAATCTACCTTATCATGGGCACATCCAAAGATATTCACAGAGATGACGTAGATCAAAC GTATCAGTATGTACTTGGAGAGAGAACTTGGATCGAGTACTGGCCCACAGGTGCAGAGTGTCAAACTGATGAACACAGACCTACCTGTCTGGGCATGGAGGAGATGGTCCAGCAGTACCAACTCTTTGGGTGTCAGCAGTAG